In the genome of Coraliomargarita algicola, one region contains:
- a CDS encoding efflux RND transporter permease subunit: MICFSLVCSLLLSLSLVPMLASRLLKPADEAGPSSAWLNRLKDQATHGFERMNQSYLCMLESALRHRVTVLVSMVLLLGLSLLIVPLLGTEFLPPSDEGEVRVTGEMEVGTRLELLDQQTRLLEALVYPAVPEAISTVASVRDNVGEIRMSLAPAAQRQRSNVQIAEDLRKAIEGKVPGMKIRTRAPQGQFLLERIIGGDEGVTVEIRGFELDTLEALSAKVAEAIEGIDGISDIDRSFDAGTPQQEIHIDRQKVADLGFTPRDITEVIETAIAGSRAGNYRNEGNSYRILVQLKDAEKRSLDEVLNLTLRTADGQMVVLRNLVSTVSSRAPLEITRKNQQRQVTVSANVAGRDLGSVAEEIQAALDRIPRPDNYELNISGNFEEQQEAFQELLVALLISLLLVYMVLACQYESLRDPLVVMLSTPMAAIGVLLTLWLTDTTLNLQSGIGCIMLGGIVVNNAILLVDQASSLGREGGYSLHSAVVEAGRRRFRPILMTTLTTILGLLPLALGIGEGADAQAPLARAVVGGLIGSTCITLILIPVVYTLVHKENGKVSSS; encoded by the coding sequence GTGATTTGTTTTTCACTGGTTTGCTCATTGCTGCTTTCATTGAGTTTGGTGCCGATGCTGGCCTCGCGCTTGCTTAAGCCAGCGGATGAGGCGGGGCCGTCTTCAGCATGGTTGAACAGGCTTAAAGATCAGGCAACGCATGGCTTTGAGCGTATGAATCAATCTTACCTGTGCATGCTGGAATCTGCCTTGCGACATCGGGTAACAGTGTTGGTGAGCATGGTGTTGCTACTCGGGCTCAGCTTATTGATTGTGCCGCTTTTAGGCACGGAGTTTTTACCGCCGAGCGATGAAGGCGAAGTGCGAGTGACGGGGGAGATGGAAGTCGGCACTAGGCTAGAGCTGTTGGATCAGCAGACACGTCTGCTGGAAGCACTGGTGTATCCCGCCGTGCCCGAGGCGATTTCCACAGTGGCATCTGTGCGTGACAACGTGGGTGAAATACGTATGTCGCTTGCTCCCGCGGCCCAGCGTCAGCGTTCGAATGTACAAATCGCCGAGGATTTGCGTAAAGCGATTGAGGGAAAAGTGCCTGGTATGAAGATTCGCACCCGCGCCCCCCAAGGGCAGTTTTTACTGGAGCGAATCATCGGTGGTGACGAGGGCGTGACTGTGGAGATCCGAGGATTTGAATTAGATACTTTAGAGGCACTTTCGGCCAAGGTCGCGGAGGCGATTGAAGGCATCGATGGAATCTCCGACATCGACCGTAGTTTTGATGCCGGCACGCCCCAACAAGAGATACATATTGATCGGCAAAAAGTGGCCGACCTTGGTTTTACCCCGCGCGATATTACCGAAGTAATTGAGACTGCCATCGCTGGTTCGCGGGCGGGAAATTATCGTAATGAGGGTAATTCCTACCGAATTTTGGTGCAATTGAAGGACGCTGAAAAGCGCTCACTGGATGAGGTGTTGAATCTCACATTGCGCACTGCGGATGGGCAAATGGTCGTGCTGCGAAACCTCGTGAGCACTGTCAGTAGTCGTGCTCCGCTGGAGATCACGCGTAAGAATCAACAACGCCAAGTCACTGTTTCCGCCAACGTGGCGGGGCGTGACCTTGGCTCCGTTGCTGAGGAGATTCAGGCGGCGTTGGACCGAATCCCACGCCCGGATAATTATGAACTCAATATCTCAGGTAATTTTGAAGAGCAGCAAGAGGCCTTTCAGGAGCTCTTGGTGGCGCTGCTGATTTCGTTACTCTTAGTCTATATGGTGCTGGCATGTCAGTATGAGAGTTTACGCGATCCGCTGGTGGTGATGCTGTCTACGCCGATGGCGGCGATCGGGGTTTTACTCACGCTTTGGTTGACGGATACCACGCTAAACCTGCAGTCCGGAATCGGCTGTATTATGCTAGGTGGGATCGTTGTGAACAACGCGATCTTGTTAGTCGATCAAGCCAGTTCGCTCGGTCGGGAAGGTGGCTACAGTCTACACTCGGCTGTGGTCGAAGCGGGACGTCGACGTTTTCGTCCGATTCTCATGACTACCCTGACGACGATTCTTGGGCTCTTACCGCTCGCTTTGGGGATTGGCGAAGGTGCCGATGCTCAAGCACCCCTGGCGCGCGCGGTGGTCGGAGGCTTAATCGGTTCCACTTGTATCACGCTGATTCTGATCCCTGTCGTATATACTCTGGTTCATAAGGAGAATGGAAAGGTAAGCTCGTCATGA
- a CDS encoding TolC family protein: MTVFIVWILAASCVHAQSESAWGLSIEEAVFKALQNNRELSIQQLEPVIAGAFEKIERGVYDPELYASFEYVEEIASETSRSTVDQFSVEGSDVAAEVGLRQRLPFGTELEASVYSARSISNRAPEQQQVRYGLTITQQLLRGFGTAVNLASLRQAKLDTLASTHELAGFTQALVAEVETAYWHLVAATEAITVFEQSLRVSQAQLDDIETRIEVGHLSKNQAAAARAELALQQQNLIDAQSLRTKRLYELMRLIYPDLPVHEVLPLQATSLPQVDPDFKPQREEHIQLALQARPEIEEAMLRRERDQLETVVTRNGRLPQLELFINLGHSGYADTFRQSFRENDGENYDYTVGFELSQVLGNRSARARDTIAKANLEQADEALANLRSLVRYDVLLALNELERARKQVSASAATREYRAQSLQAEEDRFEVGSGTSLDVARSQSDLVKSRIAEVQARVAYLIAKVELYRADGSLLERRGIRLGQLN; the protein is encoded by the coding sequence ATGACTGTATTTATTGTTTGGATACTGGCCGCCAGTTGCGTCCATGCTCAATCCGAGTCCGCCTGGGGCTTAAGTATTGAAGAGGCTGTATTTAAGGCACTGCAAAATAACCGCGAGTTGAGCATTCAGCAATTAGAGCCCGTCATCGCTGGAGCATTCGAGAAAATTGAGCGCGGGGTCTATGATCCTGAGCTTTATGCTAGTTTTGAGTATGTCGAAGAGATCGCTTCTGAGACCTCACGCTCGACGGTGGATCAGTTCTCTGTGGAGGGGAGTGATGTTGCAGCGGAAGTTGGCCTGCGCCAACGCTTACCCTTTGGCACAGAACTCGAAGCTTCGGTATACAGCGCGCGCAGTATTTCCAATCGTGCGCCGGAACAGCAACAAGTTCGCTATGGGCTGACAATTACGCAGCAATTACTACGTGGCTTCGGCACTGCGGTGAATTTAGCTTCTTTGAGACAGGCGAAGCTCGACACGCTTGCCAGCACGCATGAGCTTGCGGGGTTCACACAAGCTTTAGTGGCCGAAGTAGAAACGGCATATTGGCACTTAGTTGCTGCGACTGAAGCCATTACCGTCTTTGAACAATCGCTTCGCGTTTCGCAGGCACAATTAGATGATATTGAAACGCGGATTGAAGTGGGCCACCTTTCCAAGAATCAAGCCGCTGCGGCCCGAGCTGAATTGGCACTGCAACAGCAGAACCTGATCGATGCTCAAAGTTTACGAACCAAGCGTCTCTACGAACTGATGCGCTTGATCTACCCCGATCTGCCGGTGCACGAAGTGTTACCGCTGCAGGCGACCAGCTTGCCACAGGTCGATCCGGATTTTAAGCCCCAGCGTGAGGAACATATTCAGCTGGCGCTCCAAGCTCGTCCTGAAATCGAAGAAGCCATGCTGCGCCGCGAACGGGATCAGCTGGAGACCGTGGTCACACGCAATGGTCGCCTACCACAGCTAGAGCTATTTATTAACCTGGGGCATTCGGGATATGCGGATACCTTTCGGCAGAGTTTTCGCGAGAATGACGGAGAGAACTACGACTATACCGTAGGCTTTGAGTTGAGTCAGGTTCTTGGAAATCGATCCGCGCGTGCACGCGATACCATTGCCAAAGCCAATCTGGAGCAAGCCGATGAGGCTCTAGCCAATCTACGCAGCTTAGTGCGCTACGATGTATTGCTGGCTTTGAATGAATTGGAGCGTGCCCGCAAGCAAGTCAGTGCATCGGCGGCGACTCGTGAATACCGTGCGCAGAGTCTACAAGCCGAAGAAGATCGTTTCGAAGTGGGCTCAGGCACTTCACTGGATGTGGCGCGGTCTCAAAGCGATCTGGTGAAGAGCCGAATCGCTGAGGTCCAAGCCCGAGTCGCTTATTTGATTGCGAAGGTCGAACTCTATCGTGCTGATGGGAGTCTACTGGAGCGTCGTGGCATTCGCCTCGGACAGTTGAATTAA
- a CDS encoding MOSC domain-containing protein yields MKIQAIYISTGHDFVGRHGKGRLNHGIQKVDTVDCVAGSGLVGDRYFNHKEDYKGQITFFDWAVYLRIRKDFNCPELDPAWFRRNVLTSGVDLNTLIGKRFTLQGVEFEGSEECRPCYWMDEAVAPGVHEALKGFGGLRARIRTSGTLHCQQD; encoded by the coding sequence ATGAAAATCCAAGCTATCTACATTTCAACTGGTCACGACTTCGTAGGTCGCCATGGAAAAGGCCGTCTCAACCACGGCATCCAAAAAGTCGACACGGTGGACTGTGTCGCGGGATCTGGGCTCGTAGGTGATCGCTATTTCAACCACAAAGAAGACTACAAGGGCCAAATCACCTTCTTCGATTGGGCCGTCTATCTGCGTATCCGCAAGGATTTCAACTGCCCCGAGCTCGACCCCGCCTGGTTCCGGCGTAATGTCTTAACCTCAGGAGTCGACCTCAACACACTGATCGGCAAACGCTTCACCTTGCAAGGAGTCGAATTCGAAGGCAGCGAGGAATGCCGCCCCTGCTATTGGATGGACGAAGCCGTGGCCCCTGGCGTGCATGAAGCACTCAAAGGTTTTGGAGGTTTACGGGCCCGCATTCGGACTAGCGGCACTTTACACTGCCAACAAGATTAA
- a CDS encoding molybdenum cofactor biosynthesis protein MoaE: MNFSLTDQAIEPTSLRRKLLSLSAGAYCSYEGWVRNHNEGKIVKELHYSGYPQLAPSIANTILKEAKEKFHIEDAAVVHRTGALTTGDIAVWVGVTAHHRGDTFLACRYIIDNVKHRLPIWKKEIYADDTQAWIESNHCGCADPKNLEHPHQTHP, from the coding sequence ATGAACTTTTCCCTCACAGACCAAGCCATAGAGCCCACCAGCTTACGCCGAAAACTGCTCTCACTCTCAGCAGGCGCTTACTGCAGCTACGAAGGCTGGGTGCGTAACCATAACGAAGGTAAAATAGTCAAAGAACTTCACTACAGTGGCTACCCGCAACTCGCCCCGAGTATTGCGAATACAATACTCAAAGAGGCCAAAGAAAAATTTCATATCGAAGACGCAGCTGTGGTGCATCGCACCGGAGCACTCACAACGGGAGACATCGCGGTATGGGTGGGCGTAACTGCTCATCACCGTGGTGACACCTTTCTCGCCTGTCGTTATATCATCGACAACGTTAAACACCGACTCCCGATCTGGAAAAAGGAAATCTACGCCGACGATACCCAAGCCTGGATCGAAAGCAACCACTGCGGTTGCGCCGACCCAAAGAACCTAGAGCATCCGCATCAAACACATCCCTGA
- a CDS encoding MoaD/ThiS family protein produces the protein MQIHILYFAQLADLAGKTEESRSIDHNSPAELYANLKQSYNFPYEFKHLQVAINHQLSAHSTELKDGDSIAFLPPMTGG, from the coding sequence ATGCAAATCCATATATTATACTTCGCGCAACTCGCCGACTTAGCCGGAAAAACTGAAGAATCCCGCAGCATCGATCACAATTCCCCCGCCGAACTTTACGCCAACTTGAAGCAAAGCTACAATTTCCCGTACGAGTTCAAGCATTTGCAAGTAGCGATCAACCACCAACTATCAGCACACAGCACCGAACTAAAGGACGGCGATTCAATCGCCTTTCTACCTCCCATGACTGGCGGTTGA
- a CDS encoding NTP transferase domain-containing protein: MTHPIYGLVLVGGQSQRMGRDKALLRYGSGPTQLERTTALLQSVCSQVFISQRLEQAFATPAGTTAIYDQLEHVKGPLCGILSAMHTHPDAHWLVLACDLPYLKSATLEKLIAAFQQQAPQLTAYRSSHDGLPEPLCAIYPAGSDTGLMALSQKLGKCCPRKLLIVKEASLVEQDDPRSLDNVNTAEEYQQTQGEFTT, from the coding sequence ATGACTCACCCAATTTACGGACTCGTCCTGGTCGGTGGCCAGAGCCAGCGCATGGGGCGCGACAAGGCACTACTCCGCTACGGTTCAGGCCCGACACAACTCGAACGCACCACCGCGCTGCTACAAAGTGTCTGCTCGCAGGTCTTTATTTCTCAGCGCTTGGAGCAAGCCTTTGCTACGCCCGCAGGCACCACTGCCATTTATGATCAGCTTGAGCACGTTAAAGGGCCCCTCTGCGGCATCCTCTCAGCCATGCACACGCATCCGGACGCGCACTGGCTGGTGCTGGCCTGCGACCTCCCCTATTTGAAAAGCGCCACCTTGGAGAAACTCATTGCTGCCTTCCAACAGCAAGCGCCCCAACTCACGGCCTATCGCAGTAGCCACGACGGCTTGCCCGAGCCACTCTGCGCGATCTATCCCGCGGGCAGCGATACCGGGCTCATGGCTCTATCACAGAAACTCGGTAAATGTTGCCCGCGTAAACTACTCATCGTGAAAGAAGCGTCGCTGGTGGAACAAGACGATCCCCGCAGTCTCGATAATGTCAACACCGCCGAAGAATACCAACAAACCCAGGGCGAATTCACCACATAA
- the moaC gene encoding cyclic pyranopterin monophosphate synthase MoaC yields MEFTHIDKDQRPTMVDVSAKTATQRTAIAECYVYLGSEIMSAFAEAGWSSKKGPILDTAIIAGTMAAKKTSELIPFCHPLNLKSVKIEITPVDEARLRIEARVKVLDQTGVEMEALTAASGAALTLYDMCKAASKDIVIESTRLIEKTGGKSDYHLNPTA; encoded by the coding sequence ATGGAATTTACCCATATCGACAAAGACCAACGTCCCACCATGGTGGACGTTTCCGCCAAAACGGCCACGCAGCGCACGGCCATCGCTGAATGCTATGTTTATCTCGGCAGCGAGATCATGTCTGCCTTCGCTGAAGCCGGCTGGAGCAGCAAAAAAGGTCCCATCTTAGATACTGCTATCATCGCTGGCACCATGGCCGCCAAAAAGACCTCCGAGCTGATCCCATTTTGCCACCCACTCAACCTCAAGTCGGTCAAAATTGAGATCACCCCAGTCGATGAGGCGCGCTTACGGATCGAAGCAAGAGTCAAAGTGCTCGACCAAACTGGCGTCGAGATGGAAGCCCTCACCGCCGCCAGCGGTGCCGCGCTGACACTGTATGATATGTGCAAAGCGGCCTCCAAAGACATCGTGATCGAATCCACCCGTCTGATCGAAAAGACCGGCGGCAAATCCGACTATCACTTAAACCCGACAGCTTAA
- a CDS encoding molybdopterin molybdotransferase MoeA, translating into MRKLISPSQAQEAIFQMLARSPSIDCPIDQCAGRILREHVRADRPFPPFNRSMMDGYAIRAAEIDVSGTFKIIAQAPAGAPELTLGNEPSVCAEIMTGAVVPSDADCVVPYEVTRQIDETHMQVIHPKDHAAGDFIHAYASDRPTGEVLLAPGIRIGSREIAVAASCGCKTLLVSAKPSIAVVSTGDELVDITATPAAHQIRRSNDLMIDAALKRRDLPAAQLAHLPDEPNACQAQLQALIAQHDLIILSGGISMGKKDYIPAALDALGLHCQFHGVAQKPGKPLGFWSHPECAVFTLPGNPLSTLTCWHQYVLPALDHFMGHDSPPIPPQLSLEAPVKARDDITIFLPVSRKANNIASAQPANNSGDLVRILQSDGYIELPPTQEKGYPAGKSFDFHLWY; encoded by the coding sequence ATGAGAAAATTGATTAGCCCCTCACAAGCACAGGAAGCAATCTTCCAGATGCTGGCCCGCTCTCCATCGATAGACTGCCCCATCGACCAATGTGCTGGGCGCATCTTACGCGAACACGTCAGAGCGGACCGCCCCTTCCCGCCTTTCAATCGCTCGATGATGGACGGCTACGCAATTCGCGCCGCTGAGATCGACGTGAGCGGCACTTTCAAGATCATTGCCCAAGCGCCCGCAGGCGCGCCTGAGTTGACCTTAGGCAATGAACCCAGTGTTTGCGCAGAAATCATGACTGGTGCCGTCGTTCCGAGCGATGCGGACTGCGTCGTCCCCTACGAAGTCACCCGTCAAATTGACGAGACCCACATGCAAGTCATCCATCCCAAGGATCATGCGGCAGGCGATTTCATTCACGCATATGCCAGCGATCGTCCCACTGGCGAAGTCCTGCTCGCACCAGGCATTCGCATCGGCTCGCGCGAGATCGCCGTTGCGGCCAGCTGTGGCTGCAAAACACTTTTGGTATCGGCAAAGCCATCCATCGCAGTCGTCAGCACAGGCGATGAATTGGTCGATATCACAGCCACCCCAGCCGCCCACCAGATCCGCCGCTCCAACGATTTAATGATCGATGCGGCACTCAAGCGCCGCGATCTGCCTGCAGCTCAGTTGGCCCACTTGCCCGACGAACCAAACGCCTGCCAAGCGCAACTCCAGGCTCTCATCGCTCAACATGACCTGATCATTCTCAGTGGTGGCATTTCGATGGGAAAAAAAGACTACATTCCCGCAGCCTTGGACGCGCTCGGGCTGCACTGCCAGTTTCACGGTGTTGCCCAAAAACCTGGCAAACCACTGGGTTTCTGGAGCCATCCCGAGTGCGCAGTGTTCACCCTCCCAGGGAACCCGCTCTCGACGCTTACCTGCTGGCACCAATACGTACTCCCAGCGCTCGACCATTTTATGGGACACGACAGCCCCCCAATTCCCCCACAGCTCAGCCTCGAAGCTCCGGTCAAAGCCCGCGACGATATCACGATCTTCCTCCCCGTCAGTCGCAAGGCCAACAACATCGCCTCGGCTCAACCTGCCAACAATTCAGGCGACCTGGTGCGTATCCTACAAAGCGACGGCTACATCGAACTGCCCCCGACTCAGGAAAAAGGCTATCCGGCTGGCAAAAGCTTCGACTTTCACCTCTGGTATTAG
- a CDS encoding tetratricopeptide repeat protein — MNRPSKNKRHNPTLPENVDIVDERNLVDLEDSEEISIEDRISIYWMENKGFISGCIFVLAILIIAFNGMRMYKNHAEAKLQAAYSEAINNESLAEFAQANPKKDLGGLAALTVADQAYTNEDFEKALNFYSIATDALSDNVLAGRARLGQAFANYYNGNTSDALAQLADVASDNSLAEVARAEAAYHLAIEADADGRSEDYDRYVAQVQASTLATQWQQRMSIYEQQAR; from the coding sequence ATGAACCGCCCAAGCAAAAATAAACGCCACAATCCTACTTTACCTGAAAACGTCGACATCGTCGACGAGCGTAATCTAGTCGACCTTGAGGACTCTGAGGAAATCTCCATCGAAGATCGTATCAGTATCTACTGGATGGAAAACAAGGGCTTCATCAGTGGCTGCATTTTCGTGCTCGCGATACTGATCATCGCCTTCAATGGCATGCGCATGTATAAGAATCATGCTGAAGCCAAGCTGCAAGCCGCCTACTCAGAAGCGATTAATAACGAATCATTGGCTGAGTTCGCCCAAGCGAACCCTAAAAAGGATCTCGGCGGACTCGCTGCTCTGACAGTAGCCGACCAAGCCTACACCAATGAGGACTTCGAAAAGGCACTCAACTTCTACAGCATCGCCACCGACGCCTTGAGCGACAACGTTCTTGCGGGTCGTGCGCGCCTCGGACAGGCCTTTGCCAATTATTACAATGGTAACACTAGTGATGCTCTGGCGCAACTTGCGGATGTTGCCAGTGACAACAGTCTGGCTGAAGTGGCACGCGCCGAAGCCGCTTACCATCTGGCAATCGAAGCCGACGCAGACGGTCGCAGCGAAGATTACGATCGCTATGTGGCTCAAGTTCAAGCCAGCACGCTCGCCACTCAATGGCAGCAACGTATGAGTATTTACGAGCAACAAGCCCGCTAA
- the purU gene encoding formyltetrahydrofolate deformylase: MKSPTIIALLHGPDQPGLVSRVSSWIFLRGSNIVHADQHEDPEAGIFFQRVEWIPSGQIDEEAAAFEKFASQELGMTAQVAQSTHRPKVALFVSKIDHCFHDTILRFRSGEMAGELACVVSNHQDLAEDAARYGIPFHHVPVTKTTKAEAEAEQIRIVHASGADLIVMARYMQVLSESFLEKAGCPVINIHHSFLPAFAGGKPYHQAHMRGVKLIGATAHYATADLDEGPIIHQDVTRINHRNAIPDLIRKGRDLEKSVFAQAIRLHLDNRILVYNNKTVVFD, encoded by the coding sequence ATGAAATCGCCCACCATCATCGCACTCCTCCACGGCCCGGACCAACCGGGCTTGGTTTCGCGCGTATCCAGTTGGATCTTCTTGCGCGGCAGTAATATCGTGCATGCCGACCAGCACGAGGATCCCGAAGCAGGCATCTTCTTTCAACGCGTCGAATGGATTCCTTCAGGCCAAATCGACGAAGAGGCCGCTGCCTTCGAGAAATTTGCCTCGCAAGAACTCGGTATGACGGCACAGGTGGCGCAATCCACGCACCGCCCGAAAGTAGCGCTGTTTGTATCTAAGATCGATCACTGCTTTCACGACACGATTTTACGCTTCCGATCCGGAGAGATGGCAGGCGAGCTTGCCTGCGTCGTGTCGAATCATCAAGATCTGGCTGAAGATGCGGCCCGCTACGGAATCCCTTTTCATCATGTGCCGGTCACCAAAACCACCAAGGCTGAGGCCGAAGCGGAACAAATACGCATTGTGCATGCGTCTGGCGCAGACCTGATCGTAATGGCGCGCTATATGCAAGTACTCTCCGAGAGCTTTTTAGAAAAAGCGGGCTGCCCGGTGATCAATATCCACCACTCCTTTCTCCCGGCGTTTGCAGGCGGCAAGCCCTATCACCAAGCGCACATGCGCGGCGTTAAACTGATCGGTGCCACCGCTCACTATGCCACCGCTGACCTTGACGAAGGCCCCATCATCCACCAAGACGTTACCCGTATCAACCACCGTAACGCCATACCTGACCTCATTCGCAAAGGCCGCGACCTGGAAAAATCTGTCTTCGCTCAAGCGATCCGTCTCCACTTGGATAATCGGATTCTTGTTTACAATAACAAAACTGTAGTCTTCGACTAG